A single region of the Acidobacteriota bacterium genome encodes:
- a CDS encoding MBL fold metallo-hydrolase, with product MTDSPPLAASTAAQPTPVAEPRLVQIQAGPMANFVYVLADSATRKAWVVDPAWEPIGVMKVAREQGYEVVGVLATHFHQDHIGGDIMGQHVPGVRELRAEFDLPMLIHEAEAERGAEIAGCPTDRVEVFRDGDILELGDLRVEVLHTPGHSPGSCCFRAGDHMLTADTLFVQGIGRVDLPHSDIDAMFHSLERLKALPPEVGIYPGHDYGPESFSTIGRELQWNAYLRPSSLEQWRAMMGIF from the coding sequence ATGACCGATTCTCCGCCGCTTGCCGCCAGCACCGCCGCCCAACCGACGCCCGTCGCCGAACCGCGCCTAGTCCAGATTCAGGCCGGCCCTATGGCCAACTTCGTCTACGTCCTCGCGGACTCCGCCACACGCAAGGCCTGGGTCGTGGATCCGGCCTGGGAGCCGATTGGCGTCATGAAGGTCGCCCGGGAGCAGGGTTACGAAGTCGTCGGTGTATTGGCGACGCACTTCCACCAGGATCACATCGGCGGAGACATCATGGGCCAGCACGTTCCCGGTGTGCGCGAACTCCGTGCCGAGTTCGATCTGCCGATGCTGATTCATGAGGCCGAGGCCGAGCGGGGCGCCGAGATCGCGGGTTGTCCCACGGACAGGGTCGAGGTGTTCCGCGACGGCGACATCCTCGAGCTCGGCGATCTGCGGGTCGAAGTGCTGCACACGCCCGGTCATTCACCGGGAAGCTGCTGCTTCCGCGCCGGCGACCACATGCTGACTGCCGACACACTGTTCGTGCAGGGCATCGGTCGGGTCGACCTGCCGCATAGCGACATCGACGCCATGTTCCACTCGCTGGAGCGTTTGAAGGCGCTGCCCCCGGAAGTGGGCATCTACCCGGGACACGACTACGGTCCGGAGTCGTTCTCGACGATCGGCCGTGAACTGCAGTGGAACGCCTACCTACGACCGAGCAGCCTGGAACAGTGGCGCGCGATGATGGGGATCTTCTGA
- a CDS encoding ABC transporter ATP-binding protein, protein METRRLRRELRSGERTLVVVDDLDLEVAAGECVSIRGPSGAGKSTLLALLAGLDRPTAGSVLIDGRAIEGLSEDELALLRREKIGFVFQAFQLLGNLTARENVQFPLDLLGRRRSRERAEALLADVGLAERGHHYPSQLSGGEQQRVALARAFAAEPAILLGDEPTGNLDSATGAAVLDVMMALRDRYGSTLVLVTHDPAVAARADRELVMVDGRFLTGG, encoded by the coding sequence ATCGAGACCCGGAGACTGCGTCGCGAGCTGCGCTCCGGCGAGCGCACCCTGGTCGTCGTCGACGACCTCGATCTCGAGGTGGCGGCGGGGGAGTGCGTCTCCATCCGCGGCCCGTCGGGAGCGGGCAAGTCGACGCTGCTGGCGCTGCTGGCGGGGCTCGATCGCCCGACCGCGGGCAGCGTCCTGATCGACGGCCGGGCGATCGAGGGCCTGAGCGAGGACGAACTGGCGCTCTTGCGGCGCGAGAAGATCGGCTTCGTCTTCCAGGCCTTTCAGTTGCTCGGCAACCTGACCGCGCGGGAGAACGTCCAGTTCCCGCTGGATCTGCTCGGCCGCCGGCGTTCGAGGGAGCGCGCGGAGGCCCTGCTCGCGGACGTCGGCCTCGCCGAGCGCGGCCACCACTACCCGTCGCAGCTCTCGGGCGGTGAGCAGCAGCGGGTGGCGCTGGCCCGGGCCTTCGCGGCCGAACCCGCGATCCTGCTCGGCGACGAGCCGACCGGCAATCTGGACTCGGCCACCGGAGCCGCCGTGCTCGACGTGATGATGGCGCTCCGGGACCGCTACGGTTCGACCCTCGTGCTCGTGACCCACGATCCGGCGGTCGCGGCCCGCGCCGACCGCGAGCTCGTCATGGTCGACGGGCGCTTCCTTACCGGCGGCTGA
- a CDS encoding sulfatase — protein MKRTLAAVLLLSLISCGPSDPGSDAGSAERPSVLFIVADDLNVALGSYGAYPTARTPNLDRLAAEGIRLDRAYAQHPVCNPSRASFLSGLRPETTQVLHNFQEPRHAVGDAVMLPEYFRQHGYFTARVGKVAHGRYEDSVTWDISENARRRPSDQYLPGADDSAVRDNSWTNGSEDGMSRAEVFAPHGRTGGLPLTWRATDELEEETPDGRTARRVIELLRKHGDKPFFIAAGFHKPHQPWVAPASFFEQHPIGGVELPREPADDREDIPLPALVGYPDDALHTDDQKRQAIAAYHATVTLIDHQVGLLLDAIVELGLEESTIVVFVSDHGFHLGEHQGMWRKQSQFEESTRVPLIVRAPGIAGGATSTGLVELVDLYPTLADLSGLPTPVGLEGTSFRPLLEDPARDWKSAIFSRSDRFTRPDRQHLTAGLSLRTDRYRYTEWTPVSGSDEVEIELYDLETDPREFDNLSQDPGHAGLKDRLARELEAGWTAALPAGVPAPS, from the coding sequence ATGAAGAGGACTCTGGCCGCCGTTCTGCTGCTCAGCCTCATCTCGTGCGGCCCCAGCGATCCGGGCTCCGACGCCGGCTCTGCCGAGCGACCGAGCGTCCTGTTCATCGTTGCCGACGACCTGAACGTCGCGCTCGGCAGCTACGGCGCCTACCCGACCGCGCGCACTCCGAATCTGGACCGTCTGGCGGCCGAGGGCATCCGCCTCGACCGTGCGTACGCCCAGCATCCGGTCTGCAATCCCTCGCGCGCGTCGTTCCTCAGCGGCCTAAGGCCCGAGACGACGCAGGTCCTCCACAACTTCCAGGAGCCGCGCCACGCGGTCGGCGACGCCGTCATGCTTCCCGAGTACTTCCGGCAGCATGGCTACTTCACGGCGCGGGTCGGCAAGGTTGCCCATGGCCGCTATGAGGACTCGGTGACCTGGGACATCTCGGAGAACGCCCGGCGGCGTCCGAGCGACCAGTACCTGCCCGGCGCCGACGACTCGGCCGTCCGTGACAACTCCTGGACCAACGGCTCCGAGGACGGCATGTCGCGCGCCGAAGTGTTCGCGCCCCACGGCCGCACCGGCGGCCTGCCCCTCACGTGGCGGGCCACCGACGAACTCGAGGAGGAGACACCCGACGGTCGCACCGCGCGCAGGGTCATCGAGTTGCTGCGCAAGCACGGCGACAAGCCCTTCTTCATCGCCGCCGGCTTCCACAAGCCGCACCAGCCCTGGGTAGCGCCGGCCAGCTTCTTCGAGCAGCACCCGATCGGCGGTGTCGAGCTGCCGCGGGAACCAGCCGACGACCGCGAGGACATTCCGTTGCCCGCGCTCGTCGGCTACCCGGACGACGCCCTCCACACCGACGACCAGAAGCGCCAGGCGATCGCCGCCTACCACGCCACCGTCACGTTGATCGACCACCAGGTCGGCCTGCTCCTCGATGCGATCGTCGAACTCGGCCTCGAGGAATCGACGATCGTCGTCTTCGTCAGCGATCACGGCTTCCACCTTGGCGAGCATCAGGGCATGTGGCGCAAGCAGTCGCAGTTCGAGGAGTCGACCCGTGTGCCCCTGATCGTGCGCGCGCCCGGCATCGCAGGCGGCGCGACGTCGACGGGTCTGGTTGAACTCGTCGACCTCTACCCGACACTGGCCGACCTTTCCGGCCTTCCCACGCCCGTCGGTCTCGAGGGCACGAGCTTCCGACCGCTGCTCGAAGACCCGGCCCGGGACTGGAAGAGCGCGATCTTCTCGCGCTCGGACCGCTTCACGCGCCCCGACCGGCAGCACCTCACCGCCGGGCTCAGTCTTCGAACCGACCGTTACCGCTACACAGAGTGGACTCCGGTCTCCGGAAGCGACGAGGTGGAGATCGAACTCTACGACCTGGAGACGGATCCTCGAGAGTTCGACAACCTGAGCCAGGATCCGGGCCACGCCGGCTTGAAGGACCGGCTGGCACGCGAACTCGAAGCCGGCTGGACGGCTGCCTTGCCCGCCGGAGTCCCGGCTCCGTCGTAG
- a CDS encoding MBL fold metallo-hydrolase — MPDASPWTGLGSPRFAFERGLHDLGNNSFAWLQPDGGWGWSNAGLIVSGDESLLVDTLFDLPNTREMLDAMKRAHDAAGDIDRLVNTHSNGDHTHGNELVAGAEIVASATAAAEMEATTPAGLAALMRGARENGGLVGDFLVECFGSFDFEGITHTLPHRTFEGQLTLTVGDKRVELSEVGPAHTGGDIMVHVPDDRTVFTGDILFIEGAPIIWAGPVQNWIDACDLLLSWDLETIVPGHGPITGNRGVEAMRAYLVYIRDEARKRYDAGLSARDAAFDIALGDFESWGDSERIAINVDSLYREFSGDDGDRTHMQELFTRMAELARDRRR, encoded by the coding sequence ATGCCTGACGCCTCGCCCTGGACCGGGCTCGGAAGTCCCCGGTTCGCCTTCGAACGGGGTCTGCACGACCTCGGCAACAACTCGTTCGCCTGGCTCCAGCCGGACGGCGGCTGGGGCTGGAGCAACGCCGGCCTGATCGTGAGCGGTGACGAGTCGCTGCTCGTCGACACGCTCTTCGACCTCCCGAACACGCGCGAGATGCTCGACGCGATGAAGAGGGCGCACGACGCCGCCGGTGACATCGACCGGCTGGTCAACACCCATTCGAACGGCGACCACACCCACGGCAACGAACTCGTCGCCGGTGCCGAGATCGTCGCGTCGGCGACCGCGGCCGCCGAGATGGAAGCAACCACGCCGGCGGGCCTCGCGGCGCTGATGCGAGGCGCCCGCGAGAACGGCGGCCTGGTCGGCGACTTTCTGGTGGAGTGCTTCGGCAGCTTCGACTTCGAGGGGATCACCCACACGCTGCCCCACCGGACCTTCGAGGGCCAGTTGACGCTCACGGTAGGCGACAAGCGCGTAGAGCTGAGCGAAGTCGGGCCGGCCCACACCGGTGGCGACATCATGGTCCACGTCCCCGACGACCGGACCGTGTTCACCGGCGACATCCTGTTCATCGAGGGCGCTCCGATCATCTGGGCGGGACCCGTCCAGAACTGGATCGACGCCTGCGACCTGCTGCTGAGCTGGGACCTGGAGACGATCGTGCCGGGCCACGGTCCGATCACCGGTAACCGCGGCGTGGAAGCCATGCGCGCCTACCTCGTCTACATCCGCGACGAGGCGAGGAAGCGCTACGACGCGGGCCTCAGTGCCCGAGACGCGGCATTCGACATCGCTCTCGGTGACTTCGAGTCGTGGGGCGACAGTGAACGGATCGCGATCAACGTCGACTCGCTTTACCGCGAGTTCAGCGGCGACGACGGCGACCGCACCCACATGCAGGAGTTGTTCACCCGCATGGCCGAACTGGCACGGGATCGAAGGCGATAG
- a CDS encoding FtsX-like permease family protein — MGPGTALRYSLWEFRGSLGRVWVWLVCLSVGVGAVVSVAGLASSVDGVIRGEAKKLLAADLAVRSRVPLPQRALDAIDQLPGAVRAEVRELAAMAGRAAPRPPREEGASSLFVELKAVSGGYPFYGELTVEPPLPVGRTPAEVLGDHSALVAPEALSRLGLEVGDELRLGRRTLRIAGALVGEPDRLPVGLSVGPRVIVSVAGQEAAGVLPFAGFGGYRALVRLPDESSPDDLESQAETVRNALDNDPTVRVETYVDAQPGIRRDLERMERYLGLVALLSLLVGGVGVAQGVRAWLLQRLDALAILKCLGARPRDLMRAYLVQAMLLGCGAGVVGGVVGLLSILLVPAILGGALPAEAISIWQPLALTRGILLGAFVSTAFSAPALLVVLRAPPARVFRRTAEPLPGSRAASVISLAAVAAGVAGSAALQAGSLWLALQFLGGLAAGVAGLCLAALAVRGIARRVAPLCRAYWLRHGISALARPESGTLPATVALGLGLMVLLAMVVVQGHLRDQLESELPSDAPSVFLLGVSSEEWSRLDSLLAREGAVGVQSAPVVMARIRTIDGERVEDRIDDSNRWALTRQLRLTYLDELPADNVFVDSQEPVSNRAPWFDPAVAEVSVEDEFAETIGVGVGSVIALDVGGREVDITVTSLRRVDWEGFGINFFLVVEPGVLEGAPQTRIAAARLPGEREQEIQDQVVRAHPGVAVLRIRELLQKVVDLISNLQLGVRVLGSFTVAAALLTLAGAVAAGSSRRGREVALLKTIGSTRLDVLRAFAAEYALIGLSASVVAAFLGTAAAWWLVVQELELEWSFRPWAVLGALVAGGLLSLATGILASTRALRRPPIDSLREAS, encoded by the coding sequence GTGGGACCGGGTACGGCGCTTCGCTACTCCCTGTGGGAGTTCCGCGGCTCCCTGGGCCGTGTATGGGTGTGGCTCGTCTGCCTGTCCGTCGGCGTGGGCGCCGTCGTGTCCGTGGCCGGGCTGGCTTCGAGCGTGGACGGAGTGATCCGCGGCGAGGCGAAGAAACTGCTGGCCGCCGACCTCGCGGTGCGTTCGCGCGTGCCGCTGCCGCAGCGGGCACTGGACGCGATCGACCAGCTTCCGGGGGCGGTGCGCGCGGAGGTCCGGGAGTTGGCGGCCATGGCCGGTCGAGCGGCGCCAAGACCCCCTCGCGAGGAGGGTGCGTCGAGTCTGTTCGTCGAGTTGAAGGCCGTCTCCGGCGGCTATCCGTTCTACGGCGAGCTGACCGTGGAGCCGCCTCTGCCCGTGGGCCGGACACCGGCCGAGGTCCTCGGCGACCACTCCGCGCTCGTGGCCCCCGAGGCGCTCTCGCGCCTTGGACTCGAGGTGGGCGACGAGTTGCGGCTGGGTCGACGGACGCTGCGCATCGCGGGTGCGCTGGTCGGAGAGCCCGATCGCCTTCCGGTGGGCCTCTCCGTCGGCCCGCGGGTCATCGTGAGCGTCGCGGGGCAGGAGGCGGCCGGCGTACTCCCGTTCGCTGGTTTCGGCGGCTACCGGGCACTGGTGCGGTTGCCGGACGAGAGTTCGCCAGACGACCTTGAGAGCCAGGCGGAGACGGTCCGGAACGCCCTCGACAACGATCCGACCGTGCGGGTCGAGACGTACGTGGATGCCCAGCCCGGCATTCGCCGCGACCTGGAGCGGATGGAACGCTACCTGGGGTTGGTCGCGCTGCTGTCTCTTCTGGTAGGCGGCGTGGGCGTGGCGCAGGGTGTGCGCGCCTGGTTGCTGCAGCGCCTGGACGCGCTGGCAATTCTCAAGTGTCTTGGGGCGCGGCCCCGCGACCTGATGCGCGCGTACCTGGTTCAGGCGATGCTGCTGGGTTGTGGCGCGGGTGTCGTCGGCGGCGTCGTCGGTTTGCTGTCGATCCTGCTAGTGCCGGCGATCCTCGGCGGAGCTCTGCCCGCGGAGGCGATCTCGATCTGGCAGCCGCTCGCACTGACGCGGGGCATTCTGCTGGGCGCCTTCGTGTCGACGGCCTTCTCGGCTCCGGCTCTTCTGGTCGTCCTGCGGGCGCCGCCGGCCCGCGTGTTCCGCCGCACTGCGGAGCCGCTGCCCGGCTCGCGGGCGGCTTCCGTGATCTCGCTGGCCGCCGTGGCCGCCGGAGTGGCTGGTTCGGCCGCTCTGCAGGCGGGTTCCCTGTGGCTGGCGCTGCAGTTTCTGGGCGGTCTGGCCGCCGGGGTCGCCGGCCTCTGTCTGGCCGCCCTTGCCGTGCGCGGCATCGCCCGGCGAGTGGCGCCGTTGTGCCGAGCGTACTGGCTGCGACACGGCATCTCGGCGCTCGCGCGCCCCGAGTCGGGAACCCTGCCGGCGACGGTGGCTCTGGGACTGGGACTCATGGTGCTGCTGGCGATGGTCGTCGTTCAGGGGCATCTTCGTGACCAGCTCGAGTCCGAGCTGCCTTCGGACGCGCCGAGCGTGTTCCTTCTGGGCGTCTCGTCCGAAGAGTGGAGCAGGCTCGACTCGCTGCTCGCGCGGGAAGGCGCCGTCGGGGTTCAGTCCGCTCCCGTCGTGATGGCCCGGATCCGCACGATCGACGGTGAGCGCGTCGAAGATCGCATCGACGACAGCAACCGCTGGGCCCTGACGAGGCAGCTTCGGCTGACCTATCTCGATGAACTGCCGGCGGACAACGTGTTCGTCGACTCGCAGGAGCCCGTCTCCAACCGCGCGCCGTGGTTCGATCCGGCGGTCGCCGAAGTCAGCGTCGAAGACGAGTTCGCCGAGACGATCGGCGTCGGTGTCGGTTCCGTGATCGCTCTGGACGTTGGCGGGCGGGAAGTCGACATCACCGTGACCAGTCTGCGTCGGGTGGACTGGGAGGGCTTCGGCATCAACTTCTTCCTGGTGGTCGAACCGGGTGTGCTCGAGGGTGCGCCCCAGACCAGGATCGCGGCGGCGCGGCTGCCAGGGGAAAGGGAACAGGAGATTCAGGATCAGGTGGTCCGAGCGCACCCGGGTGTCGCGGTGTTGCGGATCCGCGAGCTGTTGCAGAAAGTCGTCGACCTGATCTCGAACCTCCAACTCGGCGTGCGGGTTCTCGGCAGCTTCACCGTCGCTGCGGCCCTGCTGACACTGGCCGGGGCGGTCGCCGCCGGTTCGTCTCGCCGCGGCCGGGAAGTGGCCCTGCTCAAGACGATCGGCTCGACTCGCCTCGATGTCCTGCGAGCCTTCGCGGCCGAGTACGCGCTGATCGGTCTTTCCGCCTCGGTCGTGGCCGCTTTTCTTGGCACGGCCGCGGCCTGGTGGCTCGTTGTACAAGAACTGGAACTCGAATGGTCGTTCCGTCCGTGGGCGGTGCTCGGCGCCCTGGTAGCGGGAGGGCTGCTGTCGCTCGCCACCGGCATCCTGGCGAGCACGCGCGCCTTGCGAAGGCCGCCCATCGACTCGCTGCGGGAGGCGTCGTGA
- a CDS encoding metallophosphoesterase family protein has product MTLRILGVVDLHWSGKRPPRLPDPSGFDLVLLAGDLTNFLGPDHARRIVEPLQDSGVPVLAVCGNCDQRSVDDYFRDIDIDLDRRARVIDGVRFLGLSGGLPFGDLPYERTEEDYERVAAEAFDRAARVDGQPTILVSHQPPFGTTCDLARGNHVGSRTLRAAVEHHQPDLVFSGHIHEAIGSDTIGATRIVNPGPWFQGRSVVIEADPGAGSVEFEILAP; this is encoded by the coding sequence TTGACTCTCCGAATTCTCGGCGTCGTTGATCTGCACTGGTCCGGCAAGAGGCCCCCGCGGTTGCCGGACCCGTCCGGCTTCGACCTCGTGCTCCTGGCCGGGGACCTGACGAACTTCCTCGGTCCGGATCATGCCCGCCGGATCGTCGAACCGCTTCAGGATTCGGGAGTTCCGGTGCTGGCGGTCTGCGGCAACTGCGATCAGCGGTCGGTGGACGACTACTTCCGCGACATCGACATCGACCTGGACCGACGCGCGCGCGTGATCGACGGAGTCCGCTTCCTCGGCCTTTCCGGCGGTCTCCCCTTCGGTGACCTTCCCTACGAGCGCACCGAGGAGGACTACGAACGGGTCGCGGCCGAGGCCTTCGACCGCGCCGCCCGGGTGGACGGTCAGCCCACGATTCTCGTCTCCCACCAGCCTCCCTTCGGCACGACCTGCGACCTCGCGCGCGGCAACCACGTCGGCTCGAGAACACTCCGCGCTGCGGTCGAGCACCACCAACCCGACCTCGTCTTCTCCGGCCACATCCACGAAGCGATCGGCTCCGACACGATCGGCGCCACGCGCATCGTCAACCCCGGCCCCTGGTTCCAGGGCCGCTCTGTCGTCATCGAAGCCGATCCGGGCGCTGGGTCCGTCGAGTTCGAGATCCTGGCGCCGTAG
- a CDS encoding SDR family oxidoreductase yields MDLGIHGKKAAVAAASTGLGFGCAKALLEDGVEVAICSRSEERIKEAAAELGTGAVPIVADMSTEDGARSFVEQAIAKLGQVDILVANAGGPPPGSPATTSIDGYRQAIDLNLLSTIVMCQAALPGMRERGWGRIVAITSIGARQPIGNLAASSVARAGVSSFLKTLSAEVARDGVTVNSAQPGIHATDRIQSLGNTDVVAQRVPTGTLGTADDFGKAVAFLCSEPARFITGTSILLDGGAYQGLI; encoded by the coding sequence ATGGATCTGGGAATCCACGGAAAGAAGGCCGCCGTGGCCGCGGCATCGACGGGACTCGGCTTCGGCTGCGCCAAGGCGCTGCTCGAGGACGGCGTGGAAGTCGCGATCTGCAGCCGCAGCGAGGAGCGCATCAAGGAAGCCGCCGCGGAGCTGGGCACCGGCGCCGTGCCGATCGTCGCCGACATGTCGACGGAGGACGGCGCGCGTTCCTTCGTCGAACAGGCGATCGCGAAGCTGGGCCAGGTCGACATCCTTGTCGCCAACGCCGGCGGACCCCCACCCGGCTCGCCCGCGACCACGTCGATCGACGGCTACCGCCAGGCGATCGACCTCAACCTGCTGTCGACGATCGTCATGTGTCAGGCCGCCCTCCCGGGAATGCGCGAGCGCGGCTGGGGACGGATCGTGGCGATCACTTCGATTGGCGCCCGTCAGCCCATCGGCAACCTCGCCGCGTCGTCGGTCGCCCGCGCCGGCGTCAGCAGCTTTCTCAAGACCCTGTCGGCGGAGGTCGCCCGCGACGGCGTCACGGTCAACTCGGCCCAGCCCGGCATCCACGCCACCGACCGCATCCAATCGCTAGGCAACACGGACGTCGTGGCGCAGCGGGTGCCCACCGGCACGCTGGGCACGGCCGACGACTTCGGCAAGGCCGTCGCCTTCCTGTGCTCCGAGCCGGCGCGGTTCATCACGGGCACCAGCATCCTGCTCGATGGCGGCGCCTACCAAGGGCTGATCTAG
- a CDS encoding SDR family oxidoreductase, whose amino-acid sequence MDHTAPPILDLTGRTALVTGGSRGLGREMSLAFAAAGADVVVTSRKIDSCHEVVAQIEKTGRQGLAHACHVGHWDQVDGLIEAAYDRFGKVDVLVNNAGMSPLYPSLAEVSEVLFDKVIGVNLKGPFRLAAVIGQRMAEGDGGSIINVTSTAAIHPSANAEPYGAAKAGLNSLTESLAHAYGPKVRVNAIMPGPFLTDISKAWDLEAFNKRAQTSIALRRGGEPDEIVGAALYLASDASSYTTGAVLRIDGGSR is encoded by the coding sequence ATGGACCACACCGCCCCACCCATCCTCGACCTCACGGGCCGCACCGCGCTCGTCACCGGCGGCAGTCGCGGGCTGGGGCGCGAGATGTCGCTCGCCTTCGCCGCCGCCGGCGCCGACGTCGTCGTCACCAGTCGGAAGATCGACTCCTGCCACGAAGTGGTGGCGCAGATCGAGAAAACGGGGCGCCAGGGACTCGCTCACGCCTGCCACGTCGGCCACTGGGACCAGGTGGACGGCCTGATCGAAGCAGCCTACGACCGGTTCGGCAAGGTCGACGTGCTGGTCAACAACGCCGGCATGTCGCCGCTCTATCCCAGTCTGGCCGAAGTGAGCGAGGTTCTCTTCGACAAGGTGATCGGAGTCAACCTGAAGGGACCGTTCCGGCTGGCCGCGGTGATCGGCCAGCGGATGGCGGAGGGCGACGGCGGCAGCATCATCAACGTGACCAGCACGGCGGCCATCCATCCCAGCGCCAACGCGGAGCCCTACGGCGCGGCCAAGGCAGGGCTGAACTCGCTGACCGAATCGCTCGCCCACGCCTACGGCCCGAAGGTCCGGGTCAACGCGATCATGCCGGGTCCCTTCCTGACCGACATCTCGAAAGCCTGGGACCTGGAGGCATTCAACAAGCGGGCACAGACCTCGATCGCTCTTCGCCGGGGAGGTGAGCCGGACGAGATCGTCGGCGCCGCCCTCTACCTGGCATCCGACGCCTCCAGCTACACGACCGGGGCCGTGCTGCGAATCGACGGCGGCAGCCGGTGA
- a CDS encoding MFS transporter, with protein MTLRISTRWQIVSALFAMMMFSSGLGFYNQSVLLEALTRERGFSVFSASFASTVFFATSGFMGLAVASLIERIDARWSVAAGVAVCAASLVAIGRVETILEVYAAFIVFGIGFSATNMLTASTLITRWFARRRALALSIVFTGLSAGGIVVAPFAAWAVAEHGLGRGTEILAATYVLGILPLALWRLLPRPRGETDLAGEFDGGEDPGVGAREAFRSRYFAGIAVTFFFGLMAQVGGIAHQFKLVSAYEPDVAGRAVSVLAAASVVGRLASGALLERLPYRGFALAMLVLQGVTLFVLGSSTNVAGLLIASGAFGLTIGSFLMMQPLLLAEAFGTRSFARIYSVSTLCASVGVALGPLLLGWAHDFAGGYRNAYALSTGLSWLGCVSLWAAGRGYVRAR; from the coding sequence GTGACGCTGCGCATCTCCACCCGCTGGCAGATCGTCAGTGCGCTCTTCGCGATGATGATGTTCTCGTCGGGTCTGGGCTTCTACAACCAGTCCGTGCTGCTCGAGGCCCTGACCCGGGAGCGCGGCTTCTCGGTGTTCTCCGCGTCGTTCGCGTCGACGGTGTTCTTCGCCACGAGCGGTTTCATGGGTCTCGCCGTTGCCAGCCTGATCGAGCGGATCGACGCCCGCTGGTCCGTCGCCGCCGGCGTCGCCGTCTGCGCCGCATCGCTGGTCGCGATCGGCCGCGTCGAGACGATTCTCGAGGTCTATGCGGCGTTCATCGTGTTCGGCATCGGCTTCTCGGCCACGAACATGTTGACCGCAAGCACGCTGATCACGAGGTGGTTCGCGCGACGGCGGGCCCTGGCACTCTCGATCGTGTTCACCGGCCTCTCCGCGGGCGGCATCGTGGTCGCGCCGTTCGCCGCCTGGGCGGTCGCCGAGCATGGCCTGGGCCGCGGTACGGAGATCCTGGCTGCGACGTACGTTCTGGGCATTCTGCCGCTGGCGCTGTGGCGGTTGCTGCCACGGCCTCGCGGCGAGACGGACCTGGCCGGCGAGTTCGACGGCGGGGAGGATCCGGGCGTCGGGGCGCGTGAAGCGTTTCGTTCCCGCTACTTCGCCGGTATCGCGGTGACCTTCTTCTTCGGACTGATGGCGCAGGTCGGCGGCATCGCGCACCAGTTCAAGCTGGTCAGTGCCTACGAGCCGGACGTGGCTGGGAGGGCCGTCTCCGTGCTGGCCGCTGCCAGCGTCGTGGGGCGTCTGGCCTCGGGCGCGCTGCTGGAGAGACTCCCCTATCGCGGCTTCGCGCTGGCCATGCTCGTTCTTCAGGGAGTGACCCTCTTCGTGTTGGGATCGAGCACGAACGTGGCGGGCCTGCTGATCGCCTCGGGAGCGTTCGGACTCACGATTGGAAGCTTCCTCATGATGCAGCCGCTGCTGCTGGCCGAGGCGTTCGGCACCAGGAGCTTCGCGCGCATCTACTCGGTCAGCACGCTGTGCGCGTCGGTGGGCGTGGCGTTGGGACCGTTGCTGCTCGGTTGGGCTCACGACTTTGCCGGCGGCTATCGGAACGCCTACGCGCTGAGTACGGGGTTGTCCTGGCTTGGCTGCGTTTCGTTGTGGGCGGCGGGGAGGGGATACGTCCGCGCGCGCTAG
- a CDS encoding helix-turn-helix domain containing protein, whose translation MAGRRELNMRRRKRRILEAATKLISDGGIEACTMRALARKARLDVTTLYNYYGSKEEILEALRRSGARRLERQIGKLEETEPFERIRAIVDLTLGVSESPAELARPINLPKRWRRPGSGPIGVVAKAHLEKELRRAAAGGDMLPSVDPEQFALVVLGHAGVWLSLWARRLTDAEETLARVGYLVNLCLLAGSTDASRPGLEQEMLESQSRLAAIEAALETAAV comes from the coding sequence ATGGCTGGCCGAAGAGAACTCAACATGCGCCGTCGCAAGCGACGGATCCTGGAGGCGGCGACCAAGCTGATCTCCGATGGCGGTATCGAGGCGTGCACGATGCGGGCGCTGGCCCGCAAGGCCCGTCTCGACGTCACGACGCTCTACAACTACTACGGGTCGAAGGAGGAGATTCTCGAGGCCCTGCGGAGGTCCGGGGCTCGCAGACTCGAACGCCAGATCGGGAAACTCGAAGAGACGGAGCCCTTTGAGCGCATTCGCGCGATCGTCGACCTGACGCTAGGCGTCTCGGAGTCGCCTGCCGAGCTGGCGCGGCCCATCAATCTGCCAAAGCGCTGGCGCCGTCCGGGCAGCGGCCCGATCGGCGTGGTCGCGAAGGCGCATCTGGAGAAGGAACTCCGTCGCGCGGCGGCCGGAGGAGACATGCTTCCCTCGGTCGATCCCGAGCAATTCGCGCTGGTCGTTCTCGGTCACGCAGGCGTGTGGCTGTCGCTGTGGGCCCGGCGCCTGACCGATGCGGAGGAGACGTTGGCTCGGGTCGGCTATCTCGTGAACCTCTGCCTGCTGGCGGGCTCGACGGACGCGTCGCGGCCTGGACTCGAGCAGGAGATGCTCGAGAGCCAGAGTCGGCTGGCCGCTATCGAGGCGGCGCTTGAAACCGCCGCGGTCTGA